The genomic window TGTTGCCGGTGTCGACATAGGCCTTGTGGTGCTTGTCGTGGTGGAACTCGAGGGTTTCCTTCGACATGTAGGGGCCCAGCGCGTCGTAGGCGTAGGGCAGCTCGGGCAGGGTGAACGTCATGCCTGTCTCCTGGGTTGTCCGGTCGGTGGCCCGGCCCCCGCGGGCTTCGGGTTCCGAGCGCATGCGGGATGCGCGCGCGGCCGGCGGGGCGACGGCCGGGTAGGTAAGTCGGCGGGGCGGGCTCGGCAACGCCGCAAGCTGTGCATGGAGCGACGGAATCGCTCGATTCCGCACCCCGTCTTCGCGCAGGATTTTGCAATGCGCGATCCGGGGGTTATCCTGCCCGCCCCAACGCCCGCGGCAGTTCAGTCGAGAGTACCATGGTCGTCGCGCTGCTCGCGCTCAGTCTCGTCATGATCCTCGGCGGCAGCGCCGCCGTGGTTCAGGGCTTTCCCTACGTGCGTCTGGAGAGCGGGCTCGCCATGGTGATCGGCGGCTCCACCGCGGCCTCGGCCGGTGTGATCCTGCTCGGTCTGACGACGCTGCTCGACCGGCTGCGCAAGATCCAGGGCTCGCTTGCCGGTCTCGGCGCCGACAATCTCGAGGCGGCGGCCGCCCCGGTCGTGCCCGCGACCGCCGCGGCGCCTTGGGACGCCACCCCGCAGGCGGCACCGGCCGTGGCTGCACCCGAGGTGATCCCGCCGGAGCGTCCCTCCCTCGCCGGGATGGGGACGGCCGGGCTGGCCGGGCTGTCGCTCGGCGCGCTGCGCCCGGGCGGGCGCGGGGCGGAGCCGGTCTTCGAGGATTCGGCCCCGGCCGAGCCACTGCTGCCCGACCTGCTTCCCGCCGCATCGCCCGAGGCCGTCCCGCCGCGCGGCAGCGACGCGACGGACGAGGACCTGTTCGGTACGCCCGAGCGGCACCCGCCGGTCTTCGCCGAGCCCGATCCGGTCGCCGTGACGGCCGCGCCCGCGCCGGCGGAAGAGCGGCCCGCCGAGGAGAGGACCGAAGCGGCGATGCCCGTGCCGGAGCCGATCGGCCTGCGCTCCTCGCTGGAGGAGCCGGCTCCCGCTCCGGAGCCGGTCGAGCCGCCCGAGCCCGAAGCCGCCGCTCCGGCCGCCGAGGTGCCCGAGGCCGACCCGCAGGAGGAGCGCCACGCGGTCGGCTCCTACGCGTCGGGCGCCAACACCTACGTGATGTTCTCCGACGGCTCGATCGAGGCGGACACGCCGCGCGGGCGCTTCACCTTCGCCTCGCTCGACGAACTGAAGAACTTCGTCAATGCCGGCGGCGAGGAGGCCCGGGGCGCGGCCTGAGTTGCCCCTGGCAGGAACGGGCGCGTTTCGTTCGCCTGATACGCCATCCGGTTGATGACTTCGGCCTCTCCTGCGTCATCGCGAGGCGAAGCCGTGGCGATCCAGGGCGCGCCCTTTCCGGACCGGTCGCGCCCTGGATCGCTTCGCGGCCGCTCGCGATGACGGAGGGGGGCGAAACCCGAAGCGATCAATCGGAAACGGTATGACCCGCCGCATCCGGAGTGTCGAGCGCAGCCGGAACAGACCTCGCCCCACGGCTGCAAGGCGGAGCCGACCCTGCCGGCGAAGGTTGTGGGATCGTACGGATGTCCGATCCGGTGCCGTGGCGGATCGCTTCGCCTGACGGCTCGCGATGACGGCGTGGATTTGCTCCTCCGTCCTTGCGAGGCTCGGCGCAAGCAATCTACCGTGTCTCAGGTCAAGCGGTCTGGAAGGTCTTTCCGGCGCGGACCATGGCGTTGAGGGTGGTGACGAGCTTTCGCACGACGGCGATGAGGGCGAGTTTGTGGGGCTTGCCGGCTTGGCGCAGGCGCTCGTAGAGGCGGCGGAAGACGGGGTTGTGGCGGCTGGCGGTCAGGGCGGCCATGAACATCACGTCGCGCAAGGCTTTGCGTCCGCCGGTGATGCTGGCCGAGCGGATCGAGGAGCCGCTGTGGCAGGTGATGGGCGCCACGCCGACCAGAGCCGCGACCGTGCGCCGGTTCAGGCGGCCGAGTTCCGGCAGCCACGCCAGCAGGGCACGACAGGCCACGGGTCCGACGCCCTTGCACGTGCGCAACAGGGCGGCGGTGCGAGCCAGTTCGGCATCGGCGGCGATGGCTTCGTCCAAGGCCGCGCCGATCGCGGCGATCTGGCCGTCGAGCAGGGCGAGGCTGGCGGTGATCGAGGCGCGCACGATCGTGCTCTCGGTGCGTTCGGCCCGGCACTGCTCGGCCTGTCGCTGATCCTTGAGCTGGCCGAGCCGGGTCATCAGTTCGGCGAGCGCGCGCTGAGCCGGGCTCGGCAGCGGCGGGGCGACTTCGTCCACGGTAAAGGCCGCCAAGGCGGCCAGGACGGCGGCGTCGATCCGATCGGTCTTGGCCAGCCGCGCCTGGGCGCGGGCGAATGCCCGGGCGCGGCCGGGATGGATCCGGCGGATCGGCAGCCCCAGCGCCGTGGCGGCTTCGATCAGCGGCCACTCGTAGCCGCCGGTGGCTTCGCACACGAGGTTGGCGCAGGCGCGCCAGTGCGGCTTGGACAAGGCGGCCGTCAGGGCCGCGACCGTGTTGTCGATGCGGGCGGTGCGTCCGCGCGTGTCGGCCAGATCGACCCAATCCTTCGAGACATCGGCGCCGAGAAAGCAAGGGGAGGCTGGCGCGGTGTGGGCTGGCGAGGCTACCATGACGAGGCCTTTCGCGAGACAGGCAAGGTCCTCTGGCACGGGATTGTAAGCTCGGGCTGCGCCCGCTCTACCGTTCGTGCTCAAGACCGTGGAGGCGCCGCCGACGGATCAAGATTGCTTGCGACCTCGCAGTCGATCCAGAAGCGATCCCGCCGGCGGCCCTCCCGTTGTCGCTCCGGTTCCGTCGCCGGAAAAGACCGACAAACCCAACGTACAATCCAGGGCGGCGCGTCTCCGGAAAGGTCGCGGCGCCGGAGCGCTTCGCATGACGCTCACGACGACGACCCGAGCGGCGGTGGAGGCCGCCCTCCCGATCTTCGAACCCTTTTTGCGGGCGGAGGGGACGATCCGCCCCGCTCACGCCAGCGGGTTGAGCGCCGGGTTGCGCGCCGGCAACGGAGCGGCCAGCGTCAGGTGAAAACCTTCCGGGGCGTAATCGGTCGTGATCTGCGCCTGGACCTGGGCCGTCAGCACCCGCTGCAGCAGGCGCGAGCCGAACCCCTGGCGGGTCGGCGGCTCCACGCGCGGGCCGCCGCTCTCGCGCCAGTCGAGATGCAGCACGCCGGCCTCGACGCTCCAGGTGATCGCGACCCGGCCGCGCCCCGTCGAGAGGGCGCCGTACTTGGCGGCGTTGGTGGTCAGTTCGTGGATCGCCATGCCGATCGGCACGGCGATGTCGGAGGGCAGATCCACCGGCGGCCCGTCGAGGACGATGCGCAGGTCCGGCGAGGCCTCGGTCTCGCTCTCGGCGTAGGGCATCAGTTCGGAGGCGAGCAGGTCGCGCAGGCTCGCCGTCTGCCACGTCGCCTCGGTGAGCACGCTGTGGGTGTGGGCGAGCGACTTGATGCGGCCGACGAAGGCCTCGTGGAAGCTGTCGATGCTGGTGGCGGTGCGCGCCGTCGAGCCGACGATGGCCTGCACGGTGGCGAGCGTGTTCTTTACCCGGTGGTGCAGTTCGCGGATCAGCAGGCTGCGGCGCTCCTCGGAGAGGTGGCGGTCGGTCACGTCGGCGACGACGCCGATCAGTCGCCGCGGCAGGCCGCCCGACCGGCCGCGCTCGAACCGCCCGGCCATCTCGATGGTGCGCCAGGTGCCGTCGTCGTGGCGGCGGATGCGGCCGGTGGCGTGCAGGATCGTGTCCTCGCGCAGGGCCCGCAGGATCGCCTGCCGGAAGTGCGGCCGGTCCTCGGGGTGGAGGATCTCCTTGAGGAAGGCGGCCTTGCCGATGCTGCCCTCTTCCGGCCGGCGGCCGAAGATCGCGAACATCCGCTCGTTCTCCCAGGTCGCCCGGTCGTCGAGCACGTGCCACTCGAAGATGCCGAGATCGGCCACCGTGGTCGCGACCCGCAGGCGCTCCTCGCGCTCGGCGAGCGCCGCCCGGGCCTCGACCCGGGTCGTGATGTCCTGCACCACGCCGACGATGCCGACGGCGGTGCCGTCGGCGGACAGCACCGCCTCGCCGCGGGCGCCGATCCAGATCTCGGCGCCGTCGGCGGCACGGCGGAAGCGGGTCTGGAAGGCGTAGGCGCGGCGCTCGGCGACCGCCGCGGCGATGGAAGCCTGGAGGCGCTCGGCATCGGCCGGGTCGATCCGGCCCTTCATCGCGTCCCAGGTGACGGAACGCCCCGGGGCGTAGCCGAGGATCTGCCCGGCCCGGCGCGAGAACGCCAGTTGCCCCGTGGTGAGATCCCAGCGCCACTCGCCGAGGCCCGCCGCGGTCAGGGCGTCGCGGTTCTGCTCGGCCCGCACCAGTTCGTCGGCATCGACGAGATCGGCGGCGGCGACCATCTCGGCACCGGGCTCGCCGGAGAGGGTGAGGCGCAGGTCGAGGCTGCCGCCGTCGGCCCGGGTCCAGCGGCGAATGCCCGCCTTCGGCACCAGCGCGTCCCCGCCGAACGGGTCCCGGCCGATCACCTGATCGGCGGGCCGGCCGTCGAGGGCGCCCGGCGCGTAGCCGAGCCAGCGGCACAGGCAGGCGTTGGCGGTGCGGATCGTACGCCCGTCGGGCGAGAGCACGGCGAGGCCCACCGGCGCGCCGTCGAAAGCCGCACGGTACAGGGCGGGCGACAGGTCCGCCGGTCGAGAGCCCTGGTCCGCTCTGTCCTGCA from Methylorubrum populi includes these protein-coding regions:
- a CDS encoding IS110 family transposase — protein: MVASPAHTAPASPCFLGADVSKDWVDLADTRGRTARIDNTVAALTAALSKPHWRACANLVCEATGGYEWPLIEAATALGLPIRRIHPGRARAFARAQARLAKTDRIDAAVLAALAAFTVDEVAPPLPSPAQRALAELMTRLGQLKDQRQAEQCRAERTESTIVRASITASLALLDGQIAAIGAALDEAIAADAELARTAALLRTCKGVGPVACRALLAWLPELGRLNRRTVAALVGVAPITCHSGSSIRSASITGGRKALRDVMFMAALTASRHNPVFRRLYERLRQAGKPHKLALIAVVRKLVTTLNAMVRAGKTFQTA
- a CDS encoding PAS domain-containing protein yields the protein MQDRADQGSRPADLSPALYRAAFDGAPVGLAVLSPDGRTIRTANACLCRWLGYAPGALDGRPADQVIGRDPFGGDALVPKAGIRRWTRADGGSLDLRLTLSGEPGAEMVAAADLVDADELVRAEQNRDALTAAGLGEWRWDLTTGQLAFSRRAGQILGYAPGRSVTWDAMKGRIDPADAERLQASIAAAVAERRAYAFQTRFRRAADGAEIWIGARGEAVLSADGTAVGIVGVVQDITTRVEARAALAEREERLRVATTVADLGIFEWHVLDDRATWENERMFAIFGRRPEEGSIGKAAFLKEILHPEDRPHFRQAILRALREDTILHATGRIRRHDDGTWRTIEMAGRFERGRSGGLPRRLIGVVADVTDRHLSEERRSLLIRELHHRVKNTLATVQAIVGSTARTATSIDSFHEAFVGRIKSLAHTHSVLTEATWQTASLRDLLASELMPYAESETEASPDLRIVLDGPPVDLPSDIAVPIGMAIHELTTNAAKYGALSTGRGRVAITWSVEAGVLHLDWRESGGPRVEPPTRQGFGSRLLQRVLTAQVQAQITTDYAPEGFHLTLAAPLPARNPALNPLA